Genomic DNA from Pseudomonadota bacterium:
CAGCTGATCTGCGTAGGACTGGAACGTCTGGCGCTTGGCGCCACTGACTTTCGGCCACTCGAGCGGCAGGGCCTCGAGGTGCTTGCGGATGACCTTGGCCACCTCGTAGCGCATGCGTGGCTTGTCGTCTGCGGGAATCGAATACCACGGCGCGCGCCGCGTTGACGTGCGCTGCATCGCAGCCTCGTAGGCCGACATGTAGCGCTCCCAGTGCTGCCGCTCGTTGAGGTCGTTGGCGCTGAACTTCCAGTTTTTTTCCGGCTCCTCGAGGCGCGAGAGAAAGCGTGCGGCCTGCTCTTCACGCGAGACATTGAGAAAGAACTTGATGACCTGTGTGCCGTTCTCGACCAGATGCCGCTCGTGGTCTGCGATGGCACGCAGACGACGGCGCCAGATGTCATCGCCCAGGCTGTCCGCCGGCAGCCGTTGCGAGGACAGGATAGCGGGGTGCACCCTGACCACGAGCACCTCTTCGTAGTAGCTGCGATTGAAGACACCGATGCGACCGCGCTGCGGCAGCGCGCGCGCAGTGCGCCAGAGAAAATCGTGTTCGAGCTCGTTGTCGCTGGGTTTCTTGAAACTCGAGACCTGGAAACCCGCCGGATTGACACCGGTGAACACCGCACGGATGGTGCTGTCCTTGCCGGCCGCGTCCATCGCCTGAAACACGCACAACAAC
This window encodes:
- a CDS encoding PPK2 family polyphosphate kinase, which codes for MSSRVKSAWRVPRQDDWRLADQPTRIADETLDRKALKKKLKGEVKRISALQEKLYAHDHFALLCVFQAMDAAGKDSTIRAVFTGVNPAGFQVSSFKKPSDNELEHDFLWRTARALPQRGRIGVFNRSYYEEVLVVRVHPAILSSQRLPADSLGDDIWRRRLRAIADHERHLVENGTQVIKFFLNVSREEQAARFLSRLEEPEKNWKFSANDLNERQHWERYMSAYEAAMQRTSTRRAPWYSIPADDKPRMRYEVAKVIRKHLEALPLEWPKVSGAKRQTFQSYADQLRSGEL